The following are from one region of the Cystobacter ferrugineus genome:
- a CDS encoding DUF4440 domain-containing protein: MNVRPLLVPVLLVLSACGPRYIPGTQINDTQDTRAILNVLERYRAAIEARDAKAVQELVSPNFRDNAGTEDPVDDLTAANLAQTLPALFGQIEAPRLELDVRRVDVKRDGWATVIYYWNASWRAPRLMEKPQRDSELKQMVLQNEDGKWLIVSGI, from the coding sequence ATGAACGTCCGCCCGTTGCTCGTCCCTGTTCTGCTGGTGCTCTCGGCCTGTGGCCCCCGCTACATCCCAGGCACGCAGATCAACGACACCCAGGACACCCGCGCCATCCTCAACGTCCTGGAGCGCTACCGCGCGGCCATCGAGGCGCGCGACGCCAAGGCCGTCCAGGAGCTCGTCTCCCCGAACTTCCGGGACAATGCCGGCACGGAGGATCCGGTGGATGATCTGACGGCCGCCAACCTGGCCCAGACGCTGCCGGCGCTCTTCGGCCAGATCGAGGCCCCCCGGCTGGAGCTGGACGTGCGCCGGGTGGACGTGAAGCGCGACGGGTGGGCCACGGTCATCTACTACTGGAACGCGAGCTGGCGCGCCCCGAGGCTCATGGAGAAGCCCCAGCGTGACTCGGAGCTCAAGCAGATGGTCCTCCAGAACGAGGACGGCAAGTGGCTCATCGTCTCCGGCATCTGA
- a CDS encoding DUF192 domain-containing protein: MNRRHGAWGLWVVVGLTCCRPAEARDKVAQPNGAQPNGAQPSGAQPNGAHPTARKVKHQDGEDDVGPTLPRARVLLEDVSGGVHAVDVEVAATPDTRSRGLMWRKELPEGQGMLFIFPDEEVQRFWMRNTLIALDMIFINSAGRVVGIIENAAPRSLVQRFVSEPGRYVLEVPGGWSRKVGLGRGAHARFEGVEHIPVIP, encoded by the coding sequence ATGAACCGGCGCCACGGGGCGTGGGGACTCTGGGTCGTGGTGGGGCTGACGTGCTGTCGGCCCGCCGAGGCCCGGGACAAGGTGGCGCAACCCAATGGGGCGCAACCCAATGGGGCACAACCCAGTGGGGCACAACCCAATGGGGCGCACCCCACGGCCCGGAAGGTGAAGCACCAGGATGGGGAGGATGACGTGGGGCCCACGTTGCCGCGGGCGCGGGTGTTGCTCGAGGATGTGTCTGGAGGAGTGCACGCCGTGGACGTGGAGGTGGCGGCGACTCCCGACACGCGCTCGCGCGGCCTGATGTGGCGCAAGGAGCTGCCCGAAGGCCAGGGCATGCTGTTCATCTTCCCGGACGAAGAGGTGCAGCGCTTCTGGATGCGCAACACGCTCATTGCCCTGGACATGATCTTCATCAACTCAGCGGGGCGCGTGGTGGGCATCATCGAGAACGCCGCGCCGCGCTCGCTCGTCCAGCGCTTCGTGAGCGAGCCGGGTCGCTACGTGCTGGAGGTGCCCGGGGGGTGGAGCCGCAAGGTGGGCCTCGGGCGCGGGGCCCACGCGCGCTTCGAGGGCGTGGAGCACATCCCGGTCATTCCCTGA
- a CDS encoding PhoX family protein, producing the protein MRFGQSKWERRAGRWVCASVTVLALSACSGGTGPQGPQGPQGEPGAPGTPGGKGEPGVGKSLAFAPINAASTDAEKRAVHASSKASVNGREISIGYETVLRSGQDLGGQLFGRMIQKDGKPVKNTDGSDFISPSNDFSSILQAGNRLFEVTHFETTPAAMYLSELRQSPDGKLSALSTRPIDFSGVDGLWTPCAGSVSPWGTHLGSEEYPPDARATEKAETTGAVSGLSASERSMLRYWGLDASTATVDQVKAVYSPYRYGYVVEVAVDGSGTTKVTKHYAAGRRALELAYVMPDRKTVYLTDDGTNDALYMFVATRPGDLSEGKLYAARWFQTSAAGQGAGRADLYWLPLGPSATNAQVKALIDGGIHFSDIFDVETQASDGTCPSASQGFRAVNTETGRECLRLKPGQEVAASRLESRRYAAYVGGTTEFRKTEGLAYNPATHRLYVAFSEVNNGMTHAHASRDLGGPNHVQLAQNECGAVYELVVSPNSEVGSDYVAESASALVEGTWLTAPGATPYPVGHPYYDGTFTVPGSTSPVANVCSVNGIANPDNLSFINGYDTLLIGEDATEGHQNDVVWAYNVVTRQLTRIFSTPYGSETTGVYFYPDINGHAYIKAQVQHPYGESDTDKLGADASAAQSYTGYIGPFPAMN; encoded by the coding sequence ATGCGATTTGGGCAATCGAAGTGGGAGCGCCGCGCCGGGCGCTGGGTATGTGCGTCGGTGACCGTGCTCGCGCTCTCCGCGTGCAGCGGTGGCACGGGGCCGCAGGGCCCCCAGGGTCCGCAGGGCGAGCCGGGCGCTCCGGGAACGCCGGGCGGCAAGGGGGAGCCGGGAGTCGGCAAGTCGCTCGCCTTCGCGCCGATCAACGCCGCGAGCACGGATGCCGAGAAGCGCGCCGTCCATGCCAGCTCGAAGGCGAGCGTGAATGGCCGCGAGATCTCCATCGGCTACGAGACGGTGCTGCGCAGCGGCCAGGACCTGGGCGGCCAGCTCTTCGGACGGATGATCCAGAAGGACGGCAAGCCGGTGAAGAACACGGACGGCTCGGACTTCATCTCTCCGTCCAATGACTTCTCGTCGATCTTGCAGGCGGGCAACCGCCTCTTCGAGGTCACCCACTTCGAGACCACGCCCGCGGCGATGTACCTCTCCGAGCTGCGCCAGTCGCCGGACGGCAAGCTCTCGGCGCTGAGCACGCGGCCCATCGACTTCTCGGGAGTGGACGGCCTGTGGACGCCCTGCGCGGGCAGCGTGTCTCCGTGGGGCACGCACCTGGGCAGCGAGGAGTATCCGCCGGACGCGCGTGCCACCGAGAAGGCGGAAACGACGGGAGCGGTGAGCGGCCTCAGCGCGTCCGAGCGCTCGATGCTGCGCTACTGGGGGCTGGATGCCTCCACGGCCACCGTGGATCAGGTCAAGGCCGTCTATTCGCCCTACCGCTATGGCTACGTGGTCGAGGTCGCGGTCGACGGCTCGGGGACGACGAAGGTCACCAAGCACTACGCGGCGGGCCGGCGCGCGCTCGAGCTCGCCTATGTGATGCCGGACCGCAAGACGGTGTACCTGACCGACGACGGGACGAACGACGCCCTTTATATGTTCGTGGCGACGCGGCCCGGGGACCTGTCCGAGGGCAAGCTCTACGCGGCGCGGTGGTTCCAGACGAGCGCCGCGGGCCAGGGCGCGGGCCGGGCGGATCTCTACTGGCTGCCCTTGGGCCCCAGCGCGACGAACGCGCAGGTCAAGGCGCTGATCGACGGAGGCATCCACTTCTCCGACATCTTCGATGTCGAGACCCAGGCATCCGATGGGACGTGCCCCAGCGCGAGCCAGGGGTTCCGCGCCGTCAACACCGAGACGGGCCGCGAGTGCCTGCGGCTCAAGCCGGGCCAGGAAGTGGCGGCTTCGCGCCTGGAGAGCCGCCGGTACGCGGCCTACGTCGGGGGCACCACCGAGTTCCGCAAGACCGAGGGGCTCGCGTACAACCCCGCCACCCACCGGCTCTACGTGGCCTTCAGCGAGGTGAACAACGGGATGACCCATGCGCATGCGTCGCGCGACCTGGGCGGTCCCAACCACGTGCAGCTCGCCCAGAACGAATGCGGCGCGGTCTACGAGCTGGTCGTCTCGCCCAACTCGGAGGTCGGCAGTGACTATGTCGCCGAGTCCGCCTCGGCGCTGGTCGAGGGGACGTGGTTGACGGCCCCGGGCGCCACCCCGTATCCGGTGGGCCACCCCTACTACGACGGCACCTTCACGGTCCCGGGCAGCACCTCGCCTGTCGCCAATGTGTGCAGCGTCAATGGCATCGCCAACCCGGACAACCTGAGCTTCATCAACGGGTATGACACGCTGCTCATCGGCGAGGACGCGACCGAGGGCCATCAGAACGACGTGGTGTGGGCCTACAACGTCGTCACCCGCCAGCTCACGCGCATCTTCTCCACGCCCTACGGCTCGGAGACGACGGGCGTCTACTTCTACCCGGACATCAACGGCCACGCGTACATCAAGGCCCAGGTCCAGCACCCCTATGGCGAGTCCGACACGGACAAGCTGGGCGCGGATGCGAGCGCGGCGCAGTCGTACACCGGGTACATCGGCCCGTTCCCGGCGATGAACTGA
- a CDS encoding TIGR02266 family protein produces the protein MTFSYTPPSMAEQKTGAESRQFARAPIELKVDYKKLNSFFADYTKNISKGGTFIKTKKPLPIGTRFLFKLTVPQRDGPFELLGEVVWSQGEAEEPGMGIRFIYNDERQRSEFEGVVERLMADSLGTQLTEKLLNKQLHME, from the coding sequence ATGACCTTCTCCTATACTCCGCCCAGCATGGCCGAACAGAAGACAGGTGCCGAAAGCCGCCAATTCGCTCGCGCGCCCATCGAGCTGAAGGTGGACTACAAGAAGCTCAACTCGTTCTTCGCCGACTACACGAAGAACATCTCCAAGGGAGGCACCTTCATCAAGACGAAGAAGCCGCTGCCCATTGGCACGCGCTTCCTGTTCAAGCTGACCGTGCCCCAGCGCGACGGGCCCTTCGAGCTGCTCGGCGAGGTGGTCTGGAGCCAGGGGGAGGCGGAGGAGCCCGGCATGGGCATCCGCTTCATCTACAACGACGAGCGCCAGCGCTCCGAGTTCGAGGGCGTGGTGGAGCGGCTGATGGCGGACAGCCTCGGCACGCAGCTCACCGAGAAGCTGCTCAACAAACAGCTCCACATGGAATGA
- a CDS encoding homoserine kinase: protein MALYTQLDAAALQRLVDAYALGTVRELTGIPQGSINSNFRLVTSAGRYFVRHTTVRSADDLNFEAGLLALLNASHFPSPRLVSTRDGSPFLELQGGRVVVFAWLEGEELTRERLTPEHLEALGVELGKLHRVAASYLGVRANPYGPEVVRGWLKGLEQHPDAELSAIARELHGHLARAESLCGGLEPRGVIHADIFLDNVKWLGDRVSAIFDFEMACQDALTLDVAITLNAWCFDSGRYRPELCQGLLRGYQVQRTLLPAERESLFGHALFGAVRYTASRIRDFHLSGLPPDKLAPKDFRTYLARARALHQMGPEGLRALVGV, encoded by the coding sequence ATGGCGCTCTATACCCAACTCGACGCGGCGGCCCTCCAGCGGCTGGTGGACGCCTATGCGCTGGGCACCGTGCGGGAACTGACGGGCATTCCCCAGGGCTCCATCAACAGCAACTTCCGCCTGGTGACGAGCGCGGGCCGCTACTTCGTACGCCACACCACGGTGCGCTCCGCGGACGACCTGAACTTCGAGGCGGGACTGCTGGCGTTGCTCAACGCGTCGCACTTCCCCTCGCCCCGGCTCGTCTCCACCCGCGACGGCTCGCCCTTCCTGGAGCTGCAGGGCGGGCGCGTGGTGGTTTTCGCGTGGCTCGAGGGCGAGGAGCTCACGCGCGAGCGGCTCACCCCCGAGCATCTGGAGGCGCTGGGCGTGGAGCTGGGCAAGCTGCACCGCGTCGCCGCGTCCTACCTGGGCGTGCGCGCCAATCCCTATGGCCCCGAGGTGGTGCGCGGCTGGTTGAAGGGGCTCGAGCAGCACCCCGACGCGGAGCTGTCCGCCATCGCCCGGGAGCTGCACGGCCACCTCGCCCGCGCCGAGTCCCTGTGTGGAGGGCTGGAGCCGCGCGGTGTCATCCACGCGGACATCTTCCTCGACAACGTGAAGTGGCTGGGCGACCGGGTGAGCGCCATCTTCGACTTCGAGATGGCGTGCCAGGACGCGCTGACGCTGGACGTGGCCATCACCCTCAACGCGTGGTGCTTCGACTCGGGCCGCTACCGCCCGGAGCTGTGCCAGGGCCTCCTGCGTGGCTACCAGGTGCAGCGCACGCTCCTGCCCGCCGAGCGCGAGAGCCTCTTCGGCCACGCGCTCTTCGGCGCGGTGCGCTACACGGCGAGCCGCATCCGCGACTTCCACCTGTCCGGCCTGCCGCCTGACAAATTGGCACCCAAGGACTTCCGCACCTACCTGGCTCGGGCGCGTGCCCTGCACCAGATGGGGCCCGAGGGCCTGCGCGCGCTCGTGGGCGTCTGA